One region of Dysidea avara chromosome 1, odDysAvar1.4, whole genome shotgun sequence genomic DNA includes:
- the LOC136247331 gene encoding cytoplasmic dynein 2 heavy chain 1-like — MIKHIFDSVELSAFLDDGNCSVLAARLEFTQDVCFIQVYNSFKPSNNAANVVNASGGYNWLIFFKLRPTTINPDNLHSNVIVSSMLDFPIDTLYHSVQKVFGPVLLKDSHWNKTIDPKLQSLLVELEAGLGSTLRKHNQFIALDASASTQSLEDASLAGILTPMDEYKFWSDELLQPVANSFTNIDSLSFVEALELVEVTQDALDDLWKQVEHEPVYPEKRMKHMSEVMSDSVGRFIQRKLGVLDDGVHVCEKWSSAAEMLTLQYWKNYSSHPWKGKNFSSPNLQQLIDRLEEAF, encoded by the exons ATGATTAAACACATATTTGATTCTGTTGAGTTGAGTGCCTTTCTTGATGATGGAAATTGCTCCGTGCTTGCAGCCCGCCTTGAGTTCACCCAAGATGTCTGCTTCATTCAAGTCTACAACAGTTTTAAACCAAGTAACAATGCTGCAAATGTTGTCAATGCTTCTGGTGGTTATAACTGGCTGATTTTCTTTAAACTCAGACCCACAACTATTAATCCAGACAACCTTCATTCTAATGTCATAGTTTCTTCAATGCTTGACTTTCCCATTGACACACTGTATCATTCTGTGCAGAAAGTGTTTGGGCCTGTTTTACTGAAAGATTCTCACTGGAACAAAACCATTGATCCTAAGCTACAAAGCTTGTTGGTTGAACTAGAAGCAGGCTTAGGCAGCACACTTAGAAAACACAACCAGTTTATTGCACTTGATGCGTCTGCATCAACCCAATCACTTGAAGATGCCAGTCTGGCTGGAATACTCACCCCAATGGATGAATACAAATTCTGGAGTGAT GAGTTACTTCAGCCTGTTGCTAACAGCTTTACTAACATTGATTCTCTGTCATTTGTGGAAGCACTAGAGCTTGTTGAAGTCACACAGGATGCACTGGATGATCTGTGGAAACAGGTTGAACATGAACCAGTTTATCCTGAAAAGCGTATGAAACACATGTCGGAAGTTATGAGTGATTCTGTTGGACGGTTTATCCAGAGAAAGCTAGGTGTTCTGGAT GATGGAGTACATGTGTGTGAGAAGTGGTCATCAGCAGCAGAGATGTTGACACTACAGTATTGGAAGAACTACTCCAGTCATCCTTGGAAGGGGAAGAACTTCAGCAGCCCTAATCTGCAGCAGCTAATTGACAGACTAGAAGAGGCATTTTAG
- the LOC136268177 gene encoding uncharacterized protein, whose product MTSEYFKSLDYLAQRRYVEKLTIRDEVLPDPYSIGEESWTDDTTQWPDLVYGDLYSYLIETKGPYTKEKLKAHKSLDAYNYFCNGHVRTVYCYGHRNHVILKALVNPSQKTPDQAHKAWVILQKADAEVITAHCTYKAGLGEVCSHIAAILFKVETAVRLGLTKPSCTSTSCNWNNWYKENINPAEVRNINFVKPKHSSKRKQTCSEFTSSAKKQQRNLSQIPPETLYSAINNCLPHASVFTIVPKPDDDSQLSKVTSSVGIPIVDSVTDSGMISSSVDSSIVTTPVMESSVSPDTSTATTPMVESSLSPDTSMVTTPVVESSVSPDTSMVTTPVMESTTSSADASISSLVTTQVVPNIPKPLLELFDPKHKKLSKEMLLQLSKEVFVSLSVTDEQAMAIELATRTQRLSSDWYSQRQGRITASLFHDVFTFKEKIVLIVF is encoded by the exons ATGACTTCTGAGTATTTTAAATCGTTAGATTATTTAGCACAAAGACGCTATGTTGAAAAGCTCACAATACGTGATGAAGTACTACCTGATCCATACTCTATTGGCGAGGAATCGTGGACGGATGATACGACACAGTGGCCAGATCTGGTGTATGGTGATTTATATTCATATTTAATCGAAACCAAAGGGCCTTATACCAAGGAAAAGTTGAAAGCCCACAAGTCTCTGGACGCGTACAACTATTTTTGCAACGGTCATGTCCGCACTGTCTACTGCTATGGGCATAGGAATCATGTCATCCTAAAAGCTTTGGTGAACCCCAGTCAAAAGACTCCAGATCAAGCCCATAAGGCCTGGGTCATATTGCAGAAGGCTGATGCTGAAGTTATAACAGCACATTGTACTTACAAAGCCGG CCTGGGTGAAGTGTGCAGTCACATAGCGGCTATACTTTTCAAGGTTGAAACTGCTGTTCGATTGGGTCTTACTAAGCCATCGTGCACCTCCACAAGCTGTAATTGGAACAACTGGTATAAAGAAAAT ATAAATCCTGCTGAAGTcagaaatattaattttgtaaagcCTAAACACAGTTCTAAAAGAAAACAGACTTGCAGTGAGTTTACTTCTTCAGCTAAAAAGCAGCAAAGAAATTTGTCACAAATACCACCAGAAACACTCTACAGTgcaatcaataattgtttgcCCCATGCTTCTGTCTTTACTATTGTTCCAAAACCTGATGACGATTCTCAGCTATCCAAAGTGACATCGAGTGTTGGTATACCAATTGTAGATTCTGTAACTGACTCAGGAATGATATCCTCAAGTGTTGATTCATCAATTGTCACAACACCCGTGATGGAATCATCAGTGAGTCCTGATACATCAACGGCCACTACACCCATGGTGGAATCATCATTGAGTCCCGATACATCAATGGTCACAACACCCGTGGTGGAATCATCAGTGAGTCCTGATACATCAATGGTCACAACACCCGTGATGGAATCAACAACATCCAGTGCTGATGCATCAATTTCTTCCTTGGTGACTACACAAGTAGTACCCAATATCCCAAAGCCTTTGCTTGAATTATTTGATCCCAAACACAAAAAACTGAGTAAGGAAATGTTGCTTCAGTTGTCAAAAGAAGTGTTTGTAAGCTTGTCTGTTACTGATGAGCAAGCTATGGCCATTGAATTAGCAACACGCACCCAAAGGCTAAGCAGTGACTGGTATAGTCAACGACAAGGTCGTATTACTGCTTCTTTGTTCCACGATGTCTTCACTTTCAAGGAAAAAATAGTCCTGATAGTCTTTTAA
- the LOC136247339 gene encoding uncharacterized protein has translation MIIHKQQQIIQQRHHVIDALNDKKVSLEKCLDGQKELTEMVKEELQTASVLLSPYLRMKDDDEQTYFYSGLPSYSAFTTLLALLSTVLPPYEHRGISHSDQLLMVLMKLRRATTNQDLAYQFRIDLKPLVKWPERGMIRTTIPDCFKPKYVRTTCIIDCSEIFIQRPSSLTARAETYSNYKSHNTVKFLIAISPTGAIIFVSKCWGGRASDKHITAHSGFLDKLMHGDLVLADRGFDITEPLALRGASLAIPPFTKGKPQLSQREVETARELSRVRIHVERAIGRLKNFRILQSTLPITLVKSATDEEFCTIDKILFVCAALCNLQPPLV, from the exons ATGATCATTCATAAGCAGCAGCAGATTATTCAGCAACGACATCACGTTATTGATGCACTTAATGATAAAAAGGTGTCACTGGAAAAATGTCTAGATGGACAAAAAGAGTTAACTGAAATGGTGAAAGAAGAGCTGCAGACCGCATCTGTATTACTCAGCCCCTATCTCCGAATGAAGGATGATGATGAACAAACTTATTTTTATTCTGGTTTGCCATCATATTCTGCATTTACCACACTACTTGCTTTGCTTTCTACTGTTTTACCTCCTTATGAGCACAGAGGAATAAGTCATAGTGACCAGCTTCTGATGGTCTTGATGAAACTGAGACGGGCAACAACGAATCAGGATCTAGCTTATCAATTCAGAATTGAT CTAAAGCCTCTAGTAAAATGGCCAGAAAGAGGAATGATCCGGACCACTATCCCTGACTGTTTTAAGCCAAAGTATGTCCGTACAACATGTATTATTGATTGTTCAGAAATCTTTATTCAACGCCCATCTTCATTAACAGCAAGAGCCGAGACATATTCTAATTACAAAAGTCATAACACTGTGAAGTTTCTAATTGCTATTAGCCCCACGGGTGCAATTATCTTTGTTTCTAAGTGTTGGGGAGGACGTGCCAGTGACAAACACATTACTGCACACAGTGGGTTTTTGGACAAGCTGATGCACGGTGACTTGGTTTTAGCTGATAGAGGTTTTGATATAACCGAACCTTTAGCTCTTCGTGGTGCTTCACTAGCAATTCCTCCTTTCACAAAGGGAAAACCCCAACTCTCACAGAGGGAAGTGGAGACAGCTAGAGAATTGTCTAGGGTGAGGATCCATGTGGAACGAGCCATTGGAAGGCTCAAAAACTTCAGAATTTTACAGTCAACTCTACCAATCACCCTGGTGAAATCTGCTACTGATGAAGAATTTTGTACCATTGATAAGATCTTATTTGTATGTGCTGCATTATGTAACTTGCAACCACCTTTGGTTTAA